Sequence from the Sulfitobacter noctilucicola genome:
CAACTCCCGCATGAACAACCTTGTGCCAACGATGCAGCCAAGGCCATCGACAAGGCAACCTGCTATGGCCTGGACCGAGTTCATCTGGAACCTTGCACGGCTTTCCAACTGCTTGAGCAGTGATGCATCGTCCAAAAGCGCACGGGCGGACAAACCCTGACGTAAAAGGATTAGCGGAAGATTAAGCAGTTCCTGAAAGGTGACAGGGACTTCGCTGTCACCAATAATGTCCGCCCGCCCGACACAAACCATTTCTTCTTCGAGGATCGGCTGCACCCGGAGTTTTGGATCGTTCGGAGGGTTGTAGACCACGGCAAGATCAATCTCGGAGGCCATCAGGTGAACCAGGGTTGAGCCGGACAGGCTTTCGGAAAGGGACAGTCGCAGTTTAGGATAATCGGTCATCACCGATTTCATCAGGTCCACCCCGATGGCCTTCACAGCGGAATAGGACATGCCGACGGAAACGTCGCCAGTGACTTCGCGACCCTTTTCCTGAAGATCATCCGTCGCTGCATTGATGGCCCGCAGGATACCTCTGGCATGGGAATAAAGCCGCTCACCCGCCGCCGTGGCCTGCATCCCCCGTGGTTTGCGTGCAAAGAGCGCCGTGGCCAATTCGGTTTCCAGGTTGCTGAGGTGATGGCTCAATGCGGAGGCGGCAATGTTCAGCCCTTCGGCGGCCCGGGAAACGGACTGCGCTTCGTAGATGGCGGCGAAGTAGCGGAGTTGGCGGGAGTCCATGCGTTCTGGTTTTTAGAATGATACGTGCGAAACACTATTGTTTTCTGACCTCATCAGCAAGGCTATCTTTACCGCGATTTGGGGAGGTTTTGCATGGATCAGAATACCGGGCCGTTGGCAGGCATCCGCGTGGTCGAGATGAGCCACATGATCATGGGGCCATCCTGCGGGCAATTTCTGGGTTTCCTCGGGGCCGAGATTATCAAGGTCGAACCACCAGAAGGTGACAAGACCCGCAATCTGACCGGGATGGGGGCTGGGTTCTTCCCTTCATTCAATCGTGGCAAGAAGTCGATCACGCTCAACCTGAAGACCGATAAGGGCCTTGCGGCCCTCAACGCCCTATTGGCCACCGCAGACGTGTTCGTCGAAAACTTCAGAGACGAGACGCTGGGCAAAATGGGGCTCTCGCCGGAAACACTTCGTCAGAAGTACCCCCGGCTGATCACAGCCTCCTGCAAAGGCTTCCTGCATGGTCCTTACGAAAAGCGGGCAGCGATGGACGAGGTTGTCCAGATGATGACCGGCATGGCCTACATGACTGGCCCGACCGGGCGTCCTTTGCGGATCGGATCATCCGCGAATGACATCATGGGCGGGCTTTTTGCGGCCTTCTCGGTTTTGGCCTCTCTCTATGCCCGGGGGCGCACCGGTGAAGGAGCTGCGATCCGGTCCGGGCTCTTTGAAAACTGCCTGCTGCTGGTTGCCCAGCACATGGTGCAGTTTGACATTGAAGGCACCGAATCGCCGCCAATGCCCGAACGAGTGTTTTCATGGCCGGTCTATGACCTCTTCACCAGTCGTGATGACCGCCAGATATTCCTCGGCGCTGCCACCGATGGCCAATGGGAAAAGCTCTGCAAGGCGCTGGACCTGACGCATCTACTGGATGATCCAGAGCTTCAAACCCGCCCGCAACAGATCGAAGGCCGGGATCGGACACTGCCGTTGATCGCAGCAAAGGTGGCGGAACGAGACTACGCTGATTTACTGGCCCTTTTTGAAGCAAACGATCTGCTTTTTGCCCCGGTGTCGCGCCCGGCGGAAATGTATGATGACCCGCATGTGAACCGCCCAGGGG
This genomic interval carries:
- a CDS encoding LysR family transcriptional regulator; translated protein: MDSRQLRYFAAIYEAQSVSRAAEGLNIAASALSHHLSNLETELATALFARKPRGMQATAAGERLYSHARGILRAINAATDDLQEKGREVTGDVSVGMSYSAVKAIGVDLMKSVMTDYPKLRLSLSESLSGSTLVHLMASEIDLAVVYNPPNDPKLRVQPILEEEMVCVGRADIIGDSEVPVTFQELLNLPLILLRQGLSARALLDDASLLKQLESRARFQMNSVQAIAGCLVDGLGCIVGTRLFMRELLEEGKLHARPITKPTLTRTLYICELADRPATFALEAVRQLIMKLIFAALSEGRWDAFPVRQAD
- a CDS encoding CaiB/BaiF CoA transferase family protein, whose amino-acid sequence is MDQNTGPLAGIRVVEMSHMIMGPSCGQFLGFLGAEIIKVEPPEGDKTRNLTGMGAGFFPSFNRGKKSITLNLKTDKGLAALNALLATADVFVENFRDETLGKMGLSPETLRQKYPRLITASCKGFLHGPYEKRAAMDEVVQMMTGMAYMTGPTGRPLRIGSSANDIMGGLFAAFSVLASLYARGRTGEGAAIRSGLFENCLLLVAQHMVQFDIEGTESPPMPERVFSWPVYDLFTSRDDRQIFLGAATDGQWEKLCKALDLTHLLDDPELQTRPQQIEGRDRTLPLIAAKVAERDYADLLALFEANDLLFAPVSRPAEMYDDPHVNRPGGLITSAYPEKKSFRAPGLPVEINGRNPVGPNTDLPAIGEHTEEILAELGVTLEPAQ